One window of the Branchiostoma lanceolatum isolate klBraLanc5 chromosome 3, klBraLanc5.hap2, whole genome shotgun sequence genome contains the following:
- the LOC136430726 gene encoding PDZ domain-containing protein 7-like isoform X4: MTFSYPVITMATRDIQRQQHLKVFYRRAQELLLDDDRDYLHSVLKEYQQYKAIDRLVSQLCHVLDTTQKLDLLKEIRKLIPPQHLPHFDRLAPYHKMAHPIRPAVQHVKRAGTAPNNTMVNGHAETNGKHPSLDEKKPELKHPGTNGLNTSDSGGGFHVFTINKGDEGLGFSIRGGSEHGLGVYISKMDSGGMAERVGLEVGDQILEVNNVSFENIAISSAVKVLSGSNRLKLVIRRCGKIPGFKFSRERTSWYDTIRRKIVEGSEDTARPTTRSNMRLLADGDEKKVNFKVKQGMIGFNIRGGSEYGVGIYVSRVDVGSLAEQNSIKEGDQILDVNGTSFENITHAEAVEFLRHQNHVTMTIKDVGKYPAYKEMLAEYSWVAGQAGRKVMRKGQRNRPSISPPGPLKATRPVSYHFEDSNQQTSPRVETFTQTVKDDVSVGTNSSRSVEVQTETPMWKRSRSTSPPGRDRSLSPGREKSRQALVELSQPSRPVRRTQSLTLPTDKPEKSKKDKDASATVGRSRTFKDFLFRKEKDKSRKKDSKGKGDSRGKGDSRGKADSRGKGDSRGKGDSRGKGDSRGKGDSKGKGDSKGKDSIGKKDSKGKSDSKMKQLMGSLGRSAKKIRSRPSGLLSKNKSSGSEDELEKGRSSGRSSRSSDSETKGRKSSNSEGSQDSLGSTQGMNLGRQRGIFEKGAGSQVMHQDMLSISAVSRIEEMARKLLNEDEANAILRHVRRYEAGGPVDELAQSVLDTLDPLYTEGGTVEELGQPVLAILDKPEKILVLREIRGIITPTDLGRFDSMVSQREFEALEELSTRPYDIEPSKPPGVLSSVSAHFQKLQRAHIGFTPPRKQLLHPSPDHHGKYHLRTVEEYERERLRKLQREQRKKERKSSKKGKTPIPSHSPPPPPDSDDLSPNRQNPVDLSPPLGSLSPPLGGASPPMPVIEEGSVTSSVASTSNKPVGFTVTRLSDSPSPVHPPSAGPKDSDVQFQARDVKPVDSELYRLVYMGAGNTGRGSIEIVPDESPDTSANWNPVVAIPANQRVKPVAVNHSSSANGNSPRSTPSPVQAADRSDTTKGAMPIYATVNKPKSTAQANGPTNKPEENSVEEPVDSRGASTDENSQPVVTVTISPLRVSPPMGNGKVSPSVVRKGIFFWEETDRKTDSSKTKKETQKALNWDEESIRASTPNHDLEEQDDSLHLEDGDTSTNQEEPLNTFTPIRTDDVDIPPPPSFHAPIPPAPLHPPGPPPDSHPPDPPPAMEPLRPPPSFSLPPPPIQSPGDEYEEIEFPPPPPQVAAPEAPAPEEKETTIELIKTRTSLGISISGGRDSRSQPRVKIERVFPAGAAEEDGRLKPGMEIVSVDGELLQSVTHAQAVDAIRRAYATKSRTRMILVVRDGT, encoded by the exons ATGACCTTTAGCTACCCagtcatcaccatggcaaccagggaCATCCAACGACAACAGCACCTGAAGGTGTTCTACCGGCGAGCGCAGGAGCTGCTGCTGGACGATGACAGGGACTACCTGCACAGTGTGCTGAAGGAGTACCAGCAGTACAAG GCTATCGACAGGCTGGTCTCCCAGCTGTGCCACGTGCTGGACACGACCCAGAAACTGGACCTTCTGAAGGAGATCCGCAAACTCATCCCGCCACAGCACCTCCCGCACTTCGACAGACTGGCGCCGTATCACAAGATGGCGCATCCCATCAGGCCAGCAGTCCAGCACGTCAAACGGGCAGGAACGGCGCCAAATAACACCATGGTCAACGGACATGCAG AAACCAATGGCAAGCATCCTTCCTTAG ATGAAAAGAAGCCTGAGTTGAAACATCCAG GTACTAATGGACTGAACACCTCAGACAGTGGAGGGGGCTTTCATGTGTTCACCATCAACAAGGGGGACGAAGGTCTGGGGTTCAGCATCCGAGGGGGGTCAGAGCACGGGCTGGGGGTGTACATCAGCAAGATGGACTCAGGGGGGATGGCAG AGCGTGTTGGTCTGGAAGTGGGTGACCAGATTCTGGAGGTGAACAACGTGAGCTTTGAGAACATCGCCATCAGCAGTGCCGTGAAGGTTCTGTCCGGGAGCAACCGGCTCAAACTGGTCATCAGGCGGTGCGGCAAGATCCCCGGCTTTAAGTTCTCCCGTGAGAGGACATCATG GTACGATACCATAAGGAGGAAGATCGTGGAGGGCAGCGAGGATACGGCACGGCCAACGACACGGAGCAATATGAGGCTGCTTGCAGACGGCGACGAGAAAAAGGTCAACTTCAAGGTCAAACAGGGGATGATCGGGTTCAACATCCGTGGAGGCAGCGAGTACGGGGTCGGCATCTATGTATCACG GGTGGATGTCGGCAGCCTGGCGGAACAGAACAGCATCAAGGAAGGGGACCAGATCCTGGACGTGAACGGGACCAGCTTCGAGAACATCACGCACGCCGAGGCTGTGGAGTTTCTACGGCACCAGAACCACGTCACTATGACCATCAAG gaTGTGGGAAAGTACCCAGCCTACAAGGAGATGTTGGCAGAGTACAGCTGGGTGGCTGGCCAGGCAGGCAGGAAGGTCATGAGGAAAGGACAGAGAAACA GACCCAGCATTTCACCCCCAGGGCCACTAAAGGCCACGCGACCAGTCTCCTATCATTTTGAGGACTCCAACCAACAGACGTCTCCACGTGTGGAAACCTTCACACAAACTGTTAAAGACGATGTTTCTGTAGGAACGAACTCTTCTCGTTCAGTAGAAGTTCAGACAGAAACACCCATGTggaaaaggtcaaggtcgacttCCCCTCCCGGTAGGGACCGTTCATTGTCGCCAGGGAGGGAGAAGTCGCGACAGGCACTGGTGGAACTGAGTCAACCCTCGCGGCCCGTGAGACGGACTCAGAGTCTCACACTGCCTACAG ACAAACCTGAGAAAAGTAAAAAGGACAAGGATGCGTCTGCCACAGTAGGAAGGTCGCGCACTTTTAAAGACTTTCTCTTCAGGAAGGAAAAGGACAAGAGCAGGAAAAAAGATTCCAAAGGAAAAGGAGATTCCAGAGGAAAAGGAGATTCCAGAGGAAAGGCAGATTCCAGAGGAAAGGGAGATTCCAGGGGTAAAGGGGACTCTAGAGGAAAAGGTGATTCTAGAGGAAAAGGGGACTCAAAAGGGAAAGGAGATTCCAAAGGGAAAGATTCCATAGGGAAAAAAGACTCCAAAGGCAAGAGTGATTCCAAGATGAAGCAGTTAATGGGTTCGTTGGGGAGGAGTGCCAAGAAGATCAGGTCACGACCTTCAGGTCTGCTGTCCAAGAACAAGTCCAGCGGCAGTGAGGATGAGCTGGAGAAGGGAAGGTCGTCCGGCCGGTCCTCAAGGTCGAGTGACAGCGAGACTAAAGGCAGAAAAAGTAGCAATTCTGAAG GATCCCAGGATTCCTTAggcagcacacaaggcatgaaCCTCGGCCGACAGCGTGGGATCTTTGAGAAGGGCGCCGGAAGTCAGGTCATGCACCAGGACATGTTGTCCATCTCTGCTGTGTCCCGGATCGAGGAAATGGCACGGAAACTTctgaatgaagacgaggccaacgCCATCTTGAGACACGTCAGAAGG TACGAGGCAGGGGGACCAGTTGACGAGTTGGCGCAGTCTGTTTTAGACACCCTGGACCCACTG TACACGGAGGGGGGTACAGTGGAGGAGCTGGGACAGCCTGTCCTCGCCATCCTGGACAAACCAGAGAAGATCCTGGTCCTCAGGGAGATCAG AGGGATCATAACTCCTACTGACCTGGGCAGGTTTGATAGCATGGTCTCACAGAGGGAGTTTGAAGCTCTGGAGGAACTCAGCACAAGGCCAT ATGACATTGAACCCTCAAAACCACCCGGTGTGCTGTCCAGTGTTTCTG CACATTTCCAGAAGTTGCAGCGGGCCCACATCGGGTTCACTCCCCCCAGGAAACAACTGCTCCACCCTTCCCCAG ACCACCATGGGAAGTACCACCTCCGCACAGTGGAGGAGTACGAGAGGGAGCGACTACGCAAACTGCAGCGGGAACAGCGGAAGAAGGAGCGTAAATCATCCAAGAAAGGAAAGACGCCCATTCCATCACATTCCCCTCCCCCACCTCCAGACAGCGATGACCTCTCACCAAACAGACAGAACCCTGTGGACCTGTCCCCACCCCTGGGGAGTTTGTCCCCACCCCTGGGTGGAGCGTCCCCACCCATGCCTGTTATAGAGGAGGGTAGTGTGACTTCCAGTGTGGCTAGTACTAGTAACAAACCTGTTGGATTCACAGTGACCAGGCTGTCAGACTCCCCCTCCCCAGTCCACCCCCCCTCCGCTGGACCGAAAGACTCTGATGTCCAGTTCCAGGCACGCGACGTGAAGCCCGTGGACAGCGAACTGTATCGGCTCGTCTACATGGGAGCAGGAAACACCGGGCGCGGCAGCATTGAGATTGTCCCCGACGAATCCCCAGATACCTCAGCCAATTGGAACCCAGTCGTGGCCATACCAGCCAACCAAAGGGTCAAGCCagtagctgtcaatcattcatcaTCAGCCAATGGGAATAGTCCAAGGAGCACACCCTCTCCTGTACAGGCGGCAGACAGGTCAGACACGACAAAGGGAGCGATGCCAATCTATGCAACAGTCAACAAACCCAAGTCTACAGCACAGGCCAACGggccaacaaacaaacctgaaGAAAACAGTGTGGAGGAACCTGTCGACAGTAGGGGGGCTTCCACTGATGAGAACAGCCAGCCAGTGGTAACGGTGACGATATCTCCCCTCAGAGTCTCCCCACCAATGGGGAACGGCAAGGTGTCGCCTTCTGTTGTCAGGAAAGGGATCTT TTTCTGGGAAGAGACGGACAG AAAAACGGACAGCTCCAAGACTAAGAAGGAGACCCAGAAGGCACTGAACTGGGACGAGGAGTCGATCCGTGCCAGCACGCCCAACCACGACCTGGAGGAACAGGACGACAGTTTACATCTGGAGGATGGGGACACCTCAACCAATCAGGAGGAACCACTTAACACATTTACACCAATCAGAACAGACGACGTGGACATCCCCCCTCCTCCATCCTTCCATGCCCCAATACCCCCTGCTCCACTACACCCCCCTGGACCACCCCCAGACAGCCACCCTCCTGATCCCCCTCCTGCCATGGAGCCCCTCCGCCCCCCTCCTTCCttctccctcccccctcccccaatacaGTCCCCTGGTGATGAGTATGAGGAGATAGAGTTCCCTCCTCCTCCCCCACAGGTAGCAGCTCCTGAAGCCCCTGCCCCTGAGGAGAAGGAGACAACAATTGAGCTGATCAAAACAAGGACATCACTAG GTATCAGCATCTCAGGTGGGCGGGACTCCAGATCGCAGCCTCGGGTGAAGATCGAGAGAGTGTTCCCTGCGGGAGCGGCAGAGGAGGATGGACGCCTGAAG CCTGGGATGGAGATCGTGTCCGTGGACGGTGAGCTGCTGCAGTCGGTGACACATGCCCAGGCTGTGGACGCCATCCGGAGAGCGTACGCCACCAAATCCCGCACCAGGATGATCCTTGTGGTCCGGGACGGCACGTGA